The following are encoded together in the Dehalococcoidales bacterium genome:
- a CDS encoding endonuclease/exonuclease/phosphatase family protein, which translates to MEIRASLTKNNNWLLNRPIIFELIFPAIVAIFGLQSIRVLVSSLTWTLGDRFAVSAPLLGIIALGVFCPIFLSGFIKRILGYQRSIIIITAILALSRLLLQTVWIEPLVNTVFAIIATLSFVLFIPLYIDRVRNCGKLAPALFALGLLLGVAADSAIYGVHGTYDIAWNNGFWSVLITLLLTTVLFLILYNGRLLLNIQNYEHGRPTLPITWPLISIGPFLFLQMQIFQNIARLTTVTGWETPLVFSWIMLGHLLGITFAAWFIFHPPAYTRAIIYLLAFILLLSTIFPTPTGLLAGLYFLLGQISLSILIYFILLYSTSPGKEAGSKYNSNTAIPTGIGILIMAAFILGYYATYQIKLPFDNHIFEPVAAFIITACVIPIGFAKTVKPEYDFRLWFAPAITVILLLFSFASMVTFQKPVPANTSYNGYINFMCYNLHNGFNTKGHLNMEELAKNIEAFNPDIVALQEISRGWLVNGRVDMIEWLSIRLDMPYVYGATAGPMWGNAILSRFEITNAENFSLPSEDLPIERGFIHATIKLSLLESIDVIATHFHHVEEDTLVRQSQASRLLEYIGLAENTIIMGDFNAVPGAEEIQMFTSAGFIDVVSLVEPPPAYTFRSDAPYQRIDYIWMSPGMEADHITIYPSTASDHLAIFAVIEP; encoded by the coding sequence ATGGAGATTCGGGCTTCTTTAACTAAAAACAACAATTGGCTATTAAATAGACCGATTATATTCGAGTTGATTTTCCCCGCCATTGTGGCCATTTTTGGTCTTCAATCTATAAGAGTATTAGTGTCATCCCTTACCTGGACACTTGGAGATCGGTTTGCTGTAAGCGCTCCGTTGCTGGGAATTATAGCGCTGGGAGTTTTCTGCCCAATATTCTTGTCAGGTTTTATTAAACGTATTCTGGGATATCAACGTTCTATCATAATCATTACCGCGATTTTAGCATTGTCTCGGTTGCTTCTTCAGACAGTTTGGATTGAGCCTCTGGTTAATACGGTGTTTGCCATCATCGCTACTCTCTCGTTCGTATTGTTTATCCCGTTGTATATTGATCGAGTAAGGAACTGTGGCAAGCTAGCCCCAGCCTTGTTTGCGTTGGGTCTATTACTTGGAGTAGCTGCGGATAGCGCTATTTATGGCGTTCATGGCACTTATGATATTGCCTGGAACAACGGCTTTTGGTCTGTGTTAATTACACTTTTATTAACCACAGTGCTTTTTCTGATTCTGTATAACGGACGTTTGCTATTGAACATCCAAAATTATGAACATGGCAGACCAACTTTACCCATAACCTGGCCTTTAATCTCAATTGGGCCTTTTTTATTCCTGCAAATGCAAATATTTCAAAATATTGCCAGGCTTACAACCGTTACAGGTTGGGAGACGCCGCTTGTTTTCAGTTGGATTATGCTGGGGCACTTGCTTGGCATTACTTTTGCTGCATGGTTTATCTTTCATCCGCCTGCTTATACGCGCGCTATAATATATTTACTGGCTTTTATACTTCTGCTTTCTACAATATTTCCGACTCCAACCGGTCTTCTTGCCGGGCTTTATTTCTTACTTGGTCAGATTTCGCTTTCAATTTTGATTTACTTTATTCTCTTGTATTCAACTTCGCCCGGAAAGGAAGCAGGCAGTAAATATAACAGCAACACTGCAATCCCAACTGGTATTGGTATACTGATAATGGCAGCTTTCATTTTAGGTTACTATGCTACTTATCAGATAAAGTTGCCGTTTGATAATCATATTTTCGAACCGGTAGCTGCTTTCATTATTACCGCTTGTGTTATACCAATAGGATTTGCAAAAACAGTTAAGCCCGAATACGATTTCCGGTTATGGTTTGCCCCAGCTATTACGGTTATACTTTTATTGTTTAGTTTTGCCAGTATGGTTACTTTTCAAAAACCAGTTCCAGCAAACACTTCTTATAATGGGTATATTAACTTCATGTGTTACAATCTGCACAATGGCTTTAACACCAAAGGTCATCTTAACATGGAAGAATTGGCAAAAAATATCGAAGCCTTCAATCCGGATATCGTTGCTCTTCAAGAAATAAGCCGAGGCTGGCTGGTCAATGGCCGCGTGGATATGATTGAATGGCTCTCTATTCGCCTGGACATGCCGTATGTATATGGGGCAACTGCTGGACCTATGTGGGGAAATGCTATTCTCAGCCGGTTTGAAATCACTAATGCGGAAAACTTTTCCTTACCATCAGAAGATCTTCCCATAGAACGAGGCTTCATTCACGCCACCATAAAATTAAGTTTGCTTGAATCCATTGATGTAATAGCAACCCACTTTCATCATGTTGAAGAAGATACCCTTGTGAGGCAATCTCAGGCAAGCAGGCTTCTTGAATATATCGGCCTGGCTGAAAACACTATTATTATGGGAGACTTCAATGCAGTTCCGGGAGCTGAGGAAATACAAATGTTTACAAGTGCCGGTTTTATTGACGTTGTCTCCCTTGTTGAACCTCCTCCGGCATATACATTCCGTTCTGATGCACCCTATCAGCGTATTGACTATATCTGGATGAGTCCGGGCATGGAAGCTGACCATATAACCATTTATCCAAGCACCGCTTCAGATCACCTGGCAATTTTCGCGGTGATCGAGCCATAG
- a CDS encoding DMT family transporter, which produces MVVINIRHFNTDSPAIIGNIMALVAGFAMGGYLVIGRKLHNRIDPGLYIVMVYGISSVFLISGALLMGDKFTGLEFKAYLYMLAIAIVPQFIGHSRFNLSVRHLSATVVSVAILGEPMGASILA; this is translated from the coding sequence ATGGTTGTGATAAACATCCGCCACTTCAATACTGATAGCCCAGCTATAATCGGCAATATCATGGCACTCGTTGCTGGATTTGCAATGGGAGGGTACCTGGTGATCGGTCGTAAGCTACATAATAGAATTGATCCAGGTTTATATATTGTCATGGTTTACGGCATAAGTTCAGTGTTTCTTATATCAGGTGCTTTACTGATGGGTGATAAATTTACAGGGTTGGAATTTAAAGCCTATTTATATATGTTGGCAATTGCGATAGTTCCCCAATTTATCGGTCATTCCCGCTTTAACCTTTCGGTCAGGCACCTTTCAGCAACGGTTGTATCGGTAGCCATTTTGGGAGAACCGATGGGTGCATCTATTTTAGCATGA
- a CDS encoding dihydrolipoyl dehydrogenase, with the protein MKKYDIIVIGSGCGLLVVEAAAANGWKTALIENGHMGGTCLNVGCIPSKMLIYPADVIYEIERSKRLGISASVNMVDFKGIIDRAAFTVKGYRNKLHRQLHRLSGVDLYEDTAKFSDDYTIRVAGEEITAPTIIIACGTRPVVPDETLVGQEGILTNENLLDLQGAPKQLVIIGGGYIACEYAHFFSSVGSRVILIEMEERLLTSEEPEVSDLVEKTLKQSLEIHTGRKLENVIRSGSEWEVNTVSMTNGNMQKYETSHVLFAMGRKPNTDWLDMRNTSIQLDKKGFIRVNQFLSTNVKGIYAIGDANGIQMFRHAANYEAEIAWHNCAHTKKGNDLRIPVDYHAMPRAVFTRPMVAAVGMTQAEAEKIHPITVRTAFYNEIAKGAAMQENYGFIKTVVNRDSGEILGCHIAGPQAPVLIQEVVNAMAGDGTASSIFRGIHIHPALSELIPLAFSRQ; encoded by the coding sequence ATGAAAAAGTACGATATCATTGTGATCGGTTCTGGTTGCGGATTGCTAGTTGTTGAAGCAGCTGCTGCCAATGGGTGGAAAACTGCCTTAATTGAAAATGGCCACATGGGCGGTACATGCCTGAACGTGGGGTGTATTCCTTCCAAAATGCTTATTTATCCGGCTGATGTTATTTACGAAATTGAACGGTCTAAACGGCTTGGAATCAGTGCGTCGGTCAATATGGTTGACTTTAAAGGTATTATCGATAGAGCTGCTTTTACGGTGAAGGGATACCGGAATAAACTTCATCGCCAATTGCATCGCTTATCCGGAGTAGATTTATATGAAGATACCGCCAAGTTTTCCGATGATTATACTATAAGAGTAGCCGGAGAGGAAATTACTGCTCCCACTATAATTATTGCTTGTGGTACACGTCCCGTAGTACCAGATGAAACACTTGTTGGGCAAGAAGGAATATTAACGAATGAAAACTTACTCGACCTGCAAGGGGCGCCAAAACAACTTGTAATTATAGGGGGAGGGTATATTGCCTGTGAGTATGCTCATTTCTTTTCTTCCGTGGGTTCCAGGGTTATCCTGATAGAAATGGAAGAGCGACTGCTTACATCTGAAGAACCGGAAGTTAGCGATCTGGTGGAAAAGACTCTAAAACAATCGCTTGAGATCCATACCGGCAGAAAACTGGAAAATGTTATTAGAAGCGGGTCTGAGTGGGAGGTAAATACAGTGTCAATGACTAACGGTAACATGCAAAAATACGAAACAAGCCATGTGCTATTTGCCATGGGGCGCAAGCCAAATACTGATTGGCTGGACATGAGGAACACATCAATTCAGCTGGACAAGAAGGGTTTTATACGGGTAAATCAATTTCTTTCTACTAATGTGAAAGGTATATACGCAATTGGAGATGCTAACGGAATCCAGATGTTTCGACATGCTGCAAATTATGAAGCTGAAATTGCGTGGCATAATTGTGCCCATACAAAGAAAGGTAATGACTTGCGAATACCAGTTGATTATCATGCAATGCCACGAGCAGTTTTTACTCGGCCGATGGTAGCTGCCGTCGGAATGACTCAGGCTGAAGCCGAAAAGATACACCCGATCACAGTTCGCACAGCCTTTTATAACGAAATCGCCAAGGGCGCAGCAATGCAGGAAAACTACGGTTTTATAAAAACAGTGGTTAACAGGGATAGCGGTGAAATTCTTGGGTGCCATATTGCCGGACCTCAAGCCCCGGTTTTAATCCAGGAGGTTGTAAATGCGATGGCAGGAGATGGTACTGCTTCATCCATTTTTCGCGGGATTCATATACATCCTGCCTTAAGTGAACTCATTCCTCTCGCTTTTTCTCGGCAATAA
- a CDS encoding LysE family transporter, with amino-acid sequence MLTILISAFSISLAAALTPGPVIAVTLAKSYRSPWAGFQVAIGGLVAEVPVILLIYFGFARFLQSTIIQLILGIAGGLMLIFLGMMLFRRRSTVFQYGKDLPVSAFRLGFLTALINPGMVIWWATVGALLISQISAYGINGLIWLILAIELPNFLWYSTASVLFHRYNNLWSSQVQSILIIVFSFVLAGFGIWFIANAIISIM; translated from the coding sequence ATGCTTACTATCCTCATTAGCGCGTTTTCTATTTCTCTTGCGGCGGCTCTCACTCCCGGGCCAGTTATTGCGGTTACACTTGCAAAAAGCTATCGCTCTCCTTGGGCAGGTTTCCAGGTCGCCATAGGTGGACTTGTTGCCGAAGTACCGGTTATACTACTTATATATTTTGGATTTGCAAGATTCCTGCAGTCCACTATTATTCAACTCATACTTGGTATCGCCGGCGGACTGATGCTGATATTTCTGGGCATGATGCTGTTTCGACGGCGGTCCACTGTCTTTCAATATGGTAAAGACTTGCCGGTAAGCGCATTCAGACTCGGATTTTTAACAGCGCTGATTAATCCCGGGATGGTAATCTGGTGGGCTACGGTCGGAGCACTCCTTATATCCCAAATAAGCGCTTACGGAATTAATGGTTTGATATGGCTTATATTAGCTATTGAACTGCCTAATTTCCTGTGGTATTCAACAGCGTCGGTATTATTTCACCGCTACAATAATCTCTGGTCCAGCCAGGTTCAATCTATTCTGATAATAGTTTTCAGCTTTGTGTTGGCAGGATTCGGTATTTGGTTTATAGCCAACGCCATCATAAGTATTATGTAA
- a CDS encoding aminopeptidase, which yields MGDPRVDKLANMLVNYSVQIKPGEKVAITGDTAAEPLIKAVYQHILQAGGFPFTLLNLNGMDEIFYKYASDDQLRHIPPAQELLINTYDARIACYAETNTRALSSVDPSRMAIFDQARRGLMDTMMRRSASGDYKWTLTIFPTNACAQDADMSLEEYEDFVYGACMPDQDDPIGYWQQFSAWQDKIIHWLDGKKEVRVYAHNTDLKINIEGRKFINCDGRNNVPDGEVFTGPVENGVDGTVHFSFPAIYDGREVTGVRLWFEKGKVVKATADKNEEFLISKLDTDEGARRVGEFAFGTNEGITKFTRQILFDEKIGGSFHMALGAGYPETGSLNKSAIHWDMVCDLRNGGQVWVDNQLFYQNGKYVIDF from the coding sequence ATGGGGGATCCCAGAGTAGATAAACTTGCCAATATGCTGGTTAACTATTCAGTTCAAATCAAGCCGGGAGAAAAAGTAGCAATTACAGGTGATACAGCAGCTGAACCATTAATAAAAGCGGTTTACCAGCATATTTTGCAGGCTGGCGGCTTTCCATTCACTCTTTTAAATCTCAATGGTATGGACGAAATATTTTATAAGTATGCCAGCGATGATCAATTGCGGCACATTCCCCCAGCACAGGAATTACTAATAAATACATATGACGCCAGAATTGCTTGCTACGCCGAAACAAATACCCGGGCTCTTTCCAGCGTTGATCCTTCTCGCATGGCAATCTTTGATCAGGCTCGGCGCGGGTTGATGGATACAATGATGAGACGCTCTGCATCAGGCGATTACAAATGGACGTTAACTATTTTTCCAACTAATGCGTGCGCACAGGATGCAGATATGAGCCTGGAGGAGTATGAAGATTTTGTATACGGTGCTTGTATGCCGGACCAAGATGATCCGATTGGATACTGGCAACAATTTAGCGCCTGGCAAGATAAAATAATACATTGGCTCGACGGTAAAAAAGAAGTTAGGGTTTATGCGCATAATACTGATTTAAAGATAAACATAGAAGGGCGAAAATTTATTAATTGCGACGGTCGTAATAATGTTCCGGATGGAGAAGTTTTTACCGGTCCGGTAGAAAACGGCGTTGATGGTACAGTGCATTTTTCCTTCCCGGCGATTTACGATGGGCGTGAAGTCACCGGGGTGAGGCTATGGTTTGAAAAAGGAAAGGTTGTGAAAGCAACTGCTGATAAGAATGAAGAGTTCCTCATAAGCAAGCTTGATACCGACGAGGGAGCCAGAAGAGTGGGGGAATTTGCTTTTGGTACTAACGAAGGTATTACAAAATTCACCCGCCAGATTCTGTTCGATGAAAAAATTGGAGGTTCTTTTCACATGGCCTTAGGTGCGGGATACCCTGAAACAGGCAGCCTAAATAAATCAGCTATCCACTGGGATATGGTATGCGATCTACGCAACGGTGGGCAGGTTTGGGTAGACAATCAACTATTTTATCAAAATGGAAAATATGTAATTGACTTTTAA
- a CDS encoding ABC transporter ATP-binding protein, giving the protein MKELKEKFNLTYLYITHALTVAESVCDTIAVMYLGKIVEYGNPGALFKEPMHPYTQALILSTPIPDPRHKRGRLVLPGEVPSPSNPPTGCRFHPRCACATDICSENEPILEDRGLNRKVACWHPRV; this is encoded by the coding sequence TTGAAGGAATTGAAGGAGAAGTTCAATCTCACCTATCTTTACATTACTCACGCATTAACAGTAGCTGAGAGTGTTTGTGATACAATAGCTGTTATGTATTTGGGTAAAATTGTCGAATATGGTAATCCCGGCGCTCTTTTTAAAGAGCCGATGCATCCTTATACCCAGGCTCTCATTCTTTCTACTCCCATACCGGACCCCAGGCACAAACGAGGCAGGCTTGTTTTACCGGGAGAAGTGCCAAGTCCTTCCAATCCACCTACCGGGTGTCGTTTCCACCCTCGTTGCGCTTGTGCAACCGACATATGCTCTGAAAACGAGCCAATACTTGAAGACAGAGGGTTAAACCGAAAGGTTGCTTGCTGGCATCCCCGGGTATAA